From Flavobacteriales bacterium, the proteins below share one genomic window:
- a CDS encoding SPOR domain-containing protein yields MKLDVHIRKLLWSHDCVILPDFGGLIANPRHAAIVPMQNRILPPGKQLSFNRVLTTNDGLLIDIVRRDMNVSYEQARDEIEKELALWKARLTEGRSIRIEEIGRFFMNAQGSILFEPSAESHFSLDAFGFAPVHLPQPRQQVQPVRAVKEETPVVLPAETTEVLKPVRKLTPVSKEVPVEQSIESPEEKIIPITRERKKRGIAEWKVAAALPLFIVVGAFLAWTMTRFTPTDHQTNFSRISVPETLHVAPTEKVTHSIEEQPIGEETTPEDKVIEQPDIQVTEMPAAPKGSEEMPDDIRFHLIGGCFSSRRNAEKKLEEMKAEGYDAVLAGKSNKGLYRVSYGGAHDRKDAERLRNKLRANKRSVWILEL; encoded by the coding sequence GTGAAACTCGATGTTCATATAAGAAAATTGCTTTGGTCGCATGATTGCGTGATCCTGCCTGATTTCGGCGGACTGATCGCCAATCCACGCCATGCAGCCATCGTACCGATGCAGAATCGCATCCTGCCTCCGGGAAAACAATTGTCTTTCAACCGGGTGCTGACCACCAACGACGGTCTCCTGATCGACATCGTTCGCAGGGATATGAATGTCAGCTATGAACAGGCCAGGGATGAAATAGAAAAGGAACTGGCGCTTTGGAAAGCCAGACTGACAGAGGGCCGCAGCATACGCATCGAAGAGATCGGTCGCTTTTTTATGAATGCTCAGGGAAGCATCCTGTTCGAGCCATCAGCCGAAAGTCATTTTTCGCTGGATGCATTTGGCTTTGCTCCTGTTCATCTTCCCCAGCCGCGTCAACAAGTACAACCCGTTCGTGCCGTTAAAGAAGAAACACCGGTTGTCCTTCCGGCCGAAACCACCGAGGTTCTCAAACCGGTAAGGAAATTAACCCCGGTCAGCAAGGAGGTTCCTGTCGAGCAGTCCATAGAATCTCCGGAAGAAAAAATCATCCCTATCACCAGGGAAAGAAAAAAACGCGGTATCGCCGAATGGAAGGTGGCCGCAGCCTTGCCGCTGTTTATTGTGGTCGGCGCTTTCCTGGCATGGACCATGACACGGTTTACCCCAACCGATCATCAAACAAATTTCTCACGCATCAGTGTTCCGGAAACCTTGCACGTAGCCCCAACTGAAAAGGTAACCCATTCCATTGAAGAGCAACCCATCGGTGAAGAAACGACACCTGAAGACAAGGTTATAGAGCAACCCGACATACAAGTTACAGAAATGCCGGCTGCACCGAAGGGGTCCGAAGAAATGCCGGATGATATACGTTTTCACCTGATCGGAGGATGTTTCTCCAGTCGCAGGAACGCCGAAAAGAAACTGGAGGAAATGAAGGCGGAAGGATATGATGCCGTATTGGCCGGCAAAAGCAACAAAGGACTGTATCGCGTGAGCTATGGAGGTGCACACGACAGGAAAGATGCGGAAAGACTCCGCAATAAATTGCGGGCAAATAAAAGGTCCGTCTGGATCCTCGAATTGTAA
- the kdsB gene encoding 3-deoxy-manno-octulosonate cytidylyltransferase encodes MQTIGIIPARYASTRFPGKPLTIIKGTSMIRRVYERALQSSSLDTVVVATDDQRILEHVEAFGGNVVMTGSHHTTGTERCLEAAGLINANDQDVIINIQGDEPFMYPEQIDQVAGLFTDPGTSIATLIKAMDAAEDASDPNRVKVVVDARGNALYFSRSAIPFQRSESTPVRYKHLGIYGYRMDVLKALSALTPTPLEKAEMLEQLRWLEHGLTIRTEVTLLESPAIDRPEDVKNLPPSLS; translated from the coding sequence GTGCAAACCATCGGTATCATTCCTGCCCGCTACGCATCCACCCGCTTTCCCGGTAAGCCGTTGACCATCATCAAAGGCACATCCATGATCCGCCGGGTATATGAACGCGCCCTCCAGTCATCCTCCCTGGATACCGTGGTGGTTGCTACCGACGATCAGCGCATTCTGGAACATGTGGAAGCATTCGGTGGGAACGTGGTGATGACCGGATCACATCATACCACAGGCACCGAACGTTGTCTTGAAGCTGCCGGACTTATCAACGCGAATGATCAGGATGTGATCATCAATATTCAGGGCGACGAGCCGTTCATGTATCCCGAACAGATCGATCAGGTGGCCGGACTTTTTACCGATCCCGGAACGTCCATCGCCACATTGATCAAGGCCATGGATGCCGCCGAAGATGCCAGCGATCCTAATCGGGTGAAAGTTGTTGTGGATGCCAGGGGAAATGCCCTTTACTTCAGCAGATCCGCCATCCCCTTCCAACGGTCTGAATCCACCCCGGTTCGTTATAAACATCTGGGAATTTACGGTTACCGTATGGATGTTTTGAAAGCACTGTCCGCACTGACACCCACTCCCCTTGAGAAGGCAGAAATGCTTGAGCAATTGCGCTGGCTTGAACACGGTCTCACCATCCGCACCGAAGTTACCTTACTCGAAAGCCCGGCCATCGACCGCCCGGAAGATGTGAAAAATTTACCGCCGTCGCTTTCCTGA
- the dprA gene encoding DNA-processing protein DprA gives MFALEAQWIYRLALTFIPGIGSQSAKILLAYGGGEEGVFNLTKKQMMRIPGLARPVAHAFAEHRNSALKRAREEWTFLQSGEITPLFFMDEGYPSRLRHCPDCPLILYKSGPADLNAPMVLGVVGSRKATPYGLSICEQIIRDMASLDVLIVSGLALGIDVQAHRSALDHGLQTAAVLGHGLDLVYPAQHKHTAGRMKKQGALLSEYPSGSKPDRENFPKRNRIVAGMVDALLVIESGVKGGSIITASLAVDYARDVFAIPGRIGDEHSAGCHLLIKSNRAGLVENANDLMMAMNWNPHSEKAPRQMNIFPECNDDELLVLKFLEGSGELPVDELGARLKWTPSKTSTTLMGMEFKGLVRSLPGKRYRAIREHSLPG, from the coding sequence TTGTTTGCCCTGGAAGCACAATGGATATATCGTTTGGCGCTGACCTTTATTCCCGGCATCGGGTCGCAGTCCGCCAAGATTTTACTGGCCTATGGTGGTGGTGAGGAGGGTGTATTCAACCTGACCAAAAAACAGATGATGCGGATCCCCGGACTGGCACGTCCTGTTGCACATGCCTTTGCCGAACACCGGAACAGTGCATTGAAAAGGGCACGGGAAGAATGGACCTTTTTACAATCCGGAGAGATCACCCCTTTGTTTTTTATGGATGAAGGATATCCGTCCAGGCTCCGTCATTGTCCGGATTGCCCGTTGATCCTGTATAAATCCGGCCCTGCTGATTTGAATGCCCCCATGGTATTGGGTGTGGTGGGCAGCCGGAAAGCCACACCCTATGGCTTGTCAATATGCGAACAGATCATTCGGGATATGGCTTCCCTGGATGTATTGATTGTTAGCGGACTGGCTTTGGGGATTGACGTTCAGGCGCACAGGTCTGCCCTGGATCACGGCCTGCAGACCGCCGCAGTGCTTGGCCACGGGCTTGATCTGGTTTACCCTGCACAACATAAACATACAGCAGGTCGCATGAAAAAACAAGGTGCATTGTTGAGTGAATATCCCAGCGGTTCGAAACCTGACCGTGAAAATTTTCCGAAGCGCAACCGCATTGTTGCCGGGATGGTGGATGCATTGCTCGTGATCGAGTCCGGTGTGAAAGGCGGTTCCATCATTACCGCTTCGTTGGCGGTAGACTATGCCCGGGACGTGTTTGCCATACCGGGCCGGATAGGCGATGAACACTCGGCGGGTTGCCATCTTCTCATCAAAAGCAACAGGGCAGGATTGGTAGAAAATGCAAATGACCTGATGATGGCGATGAACTGGAATCCGCATTCTGAAAAAGCACCCCGCCAAATGAACATATTTCCGGAATGCAATGATGACGAACTGCTGGTGTTGAAATTTCTGGAGGGATCCGGTGAGCTACCCGTGGATGAGCTTGGGGCAAGATTGAAATGGACTCCCAGCAAAACATCAACCACCTTGATGGGTATGGAGTTCAAAGGCCTGGTGAGGTCTTTGCCGGGTAAGCGATATCGTGCCATACGCGAACATTCACTGCCGGGATAA